In Hemicordylus capensis ecotype Gifberg chromosome 3, rHemCap1.1.pri, whole genome shotgun sequence, one DNA window encodes the following:
- the FAS gene encoding tumor necrosis factor receptor superfamily member 6, which yields MDCLCLFLLFFILDLISAGSSSNNNSQCEQPVGRDKKCPPGYVLCSTNEHFCKKCKNGEEFMDYRNQHSDCLRCNQCDLEHGFEVKSACTSSQNIICKCKPDFFCDGEVESCLHCNPCDKCENGIIVEKCTQTKNTICKQKQNLLWLWVMIPIVIIVIVVIVVLIKKYDKQNTVHQGRRDDRPELIVMDPLIDKDIDLTPYISEIAREMTLKEVRSFVRNQSMPRGMIDQSIEDNLHDSAEQKIALLNCWYEYQGKRGAYKTLVNTLRKLNLHATAEKLQQKISDSQNIAADQNITFLDENPQ from the exons atACTTGACTTGATTAGTGCTGGATCCTCTTCTAATAATAATTCTCAATGTGAGCAGCCTGTTGGAAGGGATAAGAAATGTCCACCAG GTTACGTTTTATGCTCAACAAATGAACACTTTtgtaaaaaatgcaaaaatggagAAGAGTTTATGGATTATCGCAATCAACATTCCGATTGCCTGCGGTGCAACCAATGTGACTTGGAGCATG GTTTTGAAGTTAAAAGTGCCTGTACAAGCTCCCAGAACATAATATGTAAGTGTAAGCCTGACTTCTTTTGCGATGGGGAAGTGGAATCATGCCTTCACTGCAATCCATGTGATAA ATGTGAAAATGGCATAATTGTTGAAAAATGTACCCAGACCAAAAACACCATATGCAAACAAAAAC AGAATTTGCTATGGCTCTGGGTAATGATTCCAATTGTCATCATCGTCATCGTTGTCATCGTGGTTTTAATAAAGAAGTATG ATAAACAAAATACAGTTCACCAAGGAAGAAGGGACGACAGACCAGAGCTAATT GTAATGGATCCTCTAATTgataaag ATATTGATTTGACCCCTTACATTTCTGAAATTGCAAGAGAGATGACCTTAAAAGAAGTCAGGTCATTTGTTCGGAATCAATCAATGCCACGTGGTATGATAGACCAAAGTATCGAAGATAATTTACATGATTCTGCTGAGCAGAAAATAGCACTGCTCAACTGTTGGTATGAATATCAAGGCAAAAGAGGTGCTTACAAAACTTTAGTCAATACCCTGAGAAAGCTTAATTTACATGCCACTGCTGAGAAGTTGCAACAAAAAATCTCAGATAGTCAAAATATAGCTGCCGATCAAAACATCACTTTTCTTGATGAGAATCCACAGTAA